Proteins encoded in a region of the Oncorhynchus gorbuscha isolate QuinsamMale2020 ecotype Even-year linkage group LG16, OgorEven_v1.0, whole genome shotgun sequence genome:
- the LOC123999832 gene encoding extensin-1-like, which produces MIQKTLVKAQLSLSYLSSPSYLSSPPSYRSSPPSYLSPPPSYLSPPPSYLSPPLSYLSPPLSYLSPPLTYLSSPLTYLSSPLTYLSSPLTYLSPPLTYLSPPLSYLSPPLSYLSPPLSYLSPPLTYLSPPLTYLSPPLTYLSPPLSYLSPPLSYLSPPLSYLSPPLTYLSPPLSYLRPPLTYLSPPLTYLSPPPSYLSPPLSYLSSPLSYLSPPLTYLSPPLMYLSSPLTYLSSPLTYLSSPLTYLSPPLSYLSPPLTYLSPPLTYLSPPLSYLSPPLSYLSPPLSYLSPPLTYLSPPLTYLSPPLSYLSPPLSYLSPPLTYLSPPLTYLSSPLTYLSSPLTYLSSPLTYLSSPLTYLYPPLSYLSSPLTYLSSPLTYLSSPLTYLSSPLTYLSPPLTYLSPPLSYLSPPLTYLSPPLSYLSPPLSYLSPPLTYLSSPLTYLSSPLTYLSSPLTYLSSPLTYQSFNGFD; this is translated from the exons ATGATACAAAAAACACTGGTCAAAG CTCAACTCTCCCTGTCCTACCTCAGCTCTCCGTCCTACCTCAGCTCTCCTCCATCCTACCGCAGCTCTCCTCCGTCCTACCTCAGCCCTCCTCCGTCCTACCTCAGCCCTCCTCCGTCCTACCTCAGCCCTCCTCTGTCCTACCTCAGCCCTCCTCTGTCCTACCTCAGCCCTCCTCTGACGTACCTCAGCTCTCCTCTGACGTACCTCAGCTCTCCTCTGACGTACCTCAGCTCTCCTCTGACGTACCTCAGCCCTCCTCTGACGTACCTCAGCCCTCCTCTGTCCTACCTCAGCCCTCCTCTGTCCTACCTCAGCCCTCCTCTGTCCTACCTCAGCCCTCCTCTGACatacctcagccctcctctgACGTACCTCAGCCCTCCTCTGACGTACCTCAGCCCTCCTCTGTCCTACCTCAGCCCTCCTCTGTCCTACCTCAGCCCTCCTCTGTCCTACCTCAGCCCTCCTCTGACGTACCTCAGCCCTCCTCTGTCCTACCTCAGGCCTCCTCTGACGTACCTCAGCCCTCCTCTGACGTACCTCAGCCCTCCTCCGTCCTACCTCAGCCCTCCTCTGTCCTACCtcagctctcctctgtcctacctcAGCCCTCCTCTGACGTACCTCAGCCCTCCTCTGATGTACCTCAGCTCTCCTCTGACGTACCTCAGCTCTCCTCTGACGTACCTCAGCTCTCCTCTGACatacctcagccctcctctgTCCTACCTCAGCCCTCCTCTGACGTACCTCAGCCCTCCTCTGACGTACCTCAGCCCTCCTCTGTCCTACCTCAGCCCTCCTCTGTCCTACCTCAGCCCTCCTCTGTCCTACCTCAGCCCTCCTCTGACGTACCTCAGCCCTCCTCTGACGTACCTCAGCCCTCCTCTGTCCTACCTCAGCCCTCCTCTGTCCTACCTCAGCCCTCCTCTGACGTACCTCAGCCCTCCTCTGACGTACCTCAGCTCTCCTCTGACGTACCTCAGCTCTCCTCTGACGTACCTCAGCTCTCCTCTGACGTACCTCAGCTCTCCTCTGACATACCTCTACCCTCCTCTGTCCTACCTCAGCTCTCCTCTGACGTACCTCAGCTCTCCTCTGACGTACCTCAGCTCTCCTCTGACGTACCTCAGCTCTCCTCTGACGTACCTCAGCCCTCCTCTGACGTACCTCAGCCCTCCTCTGTCCTACCTCAGCCCTCCTCTGACatacctcagccctcctctgTCCTACCTCAGCCCTCCTCTGTCCTACCTCAGCCCTCCTCTGACGTACCTCAGCTCTCCTCTGACGTACCTCAGCTCTCCTCTGACGTACCTCAGCTCTCCTCTGACGTACCTCAGCTCTCCTCTGACGTACCAAAGCTTTAATGGTTTTGATTGA